A single genomic interval of Cucumis sativus cultivar 9930 chromosome 5, Cucumber_9930_V3, whole genome shotgun sequence harbors:
- the LOC101208504 gene encoding protein BASIC PENTACYSTEINE2, with protein MDDDALNMRNWGYYEPSFKGHLGLQLMSTISERDMKHFLPGRDPSVMVNANGSFHPRDCVVSEAPVHMNYVRDNWGGNRDRFLNMLPTNHSYPVMPETSGAHSLQILQPPSSSRDEIAASRVEEPPVKKEGGKAKKRQSSEAGPKAPKAKKPRKPKDTSTAVQRVKPPKKNIDLVINGIDMDISCIPIPVCSCTGAPHQCYRWGCGGWQSACCTTNISTYPLPMSDKRRGARIAGRKMSQGAFKKVLEKLAADGYNFANPIDLRTHWARHGTNKFVTIR; from the coding sequence ATGGATGACGATGCGTTAAACATGCGTAATTGGGGTTATTATGAGCCGTCCTTCAAAGGGCATCTCGGCCTGCAGCTCATGTCCACCATTTCTGAGCGGGACATGAAACATTTCTTACCAGGCCGTGATCCTTCTGTTATGGTTAATGCCAATGGTTCCTTCCATCCTCGGGATTGCGTTGTTTCGGAAGCACCAGTGCATATGAACTATGTGAGGGACAATTGGGGGGGTAACAGAGATAGGTTTCTTAATATGTTACCTACCAATCACAGCTATCCTGTTATGCCAGAAACTTCAGGAGCTCACTCCTTGCAGATCTTGCAACCACCCTCTTCGTCGAGGGATGAAATAGCAGCAAGTAGAGTTGAAGAGCCTCCAGTGAAGAAGGAAGGTGGGAAAGCAAAGAAAAGACAGAGTAGTGAGGCTGGCCCCAAAGCCCCCAAAGCTAAAAAACCGAGGAAACCAAAAGATACTAGCACGGCTGTTCAGCGTGTGAAACCACCAAAGAAGAACATTGATCTTGTTATAAATGGGATTGATATGGACATCTCATGTATTCCAATCCCGGTTTGCTCTTGCACTGGAGCTCCTCATCAATGTTACAGGTGGGGATGTGGCGGTTGGCAATCTGCTTGTTGTACTACCAACATATCAACTTATCCTTTGCCCATGAGTGACAAAAGACGTGGGGCGAGGATAGCTGGGCGAAAAATGAGTCAGGGTGCGTTTAAGAAGGTACTTGAAAAACTAGCAGCTGATGGCTATAATTTTGCTAACCCAATCGATTTGAGGACTCACTGGGCGAGACATGGTACGAATAAGTTTGTCACAATCAGGTAG
- the LOC101208745 gene encoding protein BASIC PENTACYSTEINE2 isoform X1: MDGDALNMRNWGYYEPSLKAHLGLQLMSTIGERDVKHFMPGRDPSAIVNMNAAFHPRESVVSEAPVATNWARDGWINHRDKLFNVLSPNTSYSLLAETSAAQPLQILQPLDTSRDEMVLKIEEPPVKKGTKQPKKRQNGGAPKTPKPKKPRKPKNNDPSVQQVKAPKKKMELVINGFDMDISSIPIPVCSCTGTPHQCYRWGYGGWQSACCTTSLSLHPLPMSEKRRGARIAGRKMSQGAFKKVLEKLAAQGYNFSNPIDLRSHWARHGTNKFVTIRSIITKETDQLICRPKII; the protein is encoded by the exons ATGGATGGTGATGCTTTGAACATGCGTAATTGGGGTTACTATGAACCATCTTTGAAAGCGCATCTTGGACTGCAGCTCATGTCCACAATTGGTGAGCGAGATGTGAAACATTTTATGCCTGGACGGGACCCGTCAGCTATTGTTAACATGAATGCCGCATTTCATCCACGGGAGTCTGTTGTTTCTGAAGCACCGGTAGCGACGAACTGGGCGAGGGATGGTTGGATAAATCATAGGGACAAGCTTTTCAATGTGTTATCCCCCAATACTAGTTATTCTCTGCTTGCAGAGACGTCAGCGGCACAACCTTTGCAAATTTTACAGCCACTTGACACATCAAGAGATGAAATGGTTCTCAAGATTGAAGAACCACCTGTGAAGAAGGGAACTAAACAACCAAAGAAACGACAGAATGGAGGTGCTCCCAAAACTCCGAAACCAAAGAAGCCTCGAAAGCCTAAAAATAATGATCCTTCGGTTCAACAGGTGAAGGCAccaaaaaagaagatggaGCTTGTTATAAATGGGTTTGACATGGATATATCTAGTATCCCAATTCCAGTATGTTCTTGCACTGGAACTCCTCACCAATGTTATAGATGGGGCTATGGTGGCTGGCAATCAGCTTGTTGTACCACAAGTTTATCTCTACATCCTTTGCCAATGAGTGAGAAGCGGCGAGGTGCAAGAATTGCTGGTCGAAAAATGAGTCAAGGTGCTTTTAAGAAGGTTTTGGAGAAACTAGCAGCTCAAGGCTATAACTTTTCTAACCCAATTGATTTAAGAAGCCATTGGGCAAGGCATGGGACCAATAAGTTTGTCACAATCAG GTCCATTATTACTAAAGAGACGGACCAGCTTATTTGTAGACCAAAGATTATATGA
- the LOC101208745 gene encoding protein BASIC PENTACYSTEINE2 isoform X2 has translation MDGDALNMRNWGYYEPSLKAHLGLQLMSTIGERDVKHFMPGRDPSAIVNMNAAFHPRESVVSEAPVATNWARDGWINHRDKLFNVLSPNTSYSLLAETSAAQPLQILQPLDTSRDEMVLKIEEPPVKKGTKQPKKRQNGGAPKTPKPKKPRKPKNNDPSVQQVKAPKKKMELVINGFDMDISSIPIPVCSCTGTPHQCYRWGYGGWQSACCTTSLSLHPLPMSEKRRGARIAGRKMSQGAFKKVLEKLAAQGYNFSNPIDLRSHWARHGTNKFVTIRCTNPVSN, from the exons ATGGATGGTGATGCTTTGAACATGCGTAATTGGGGTTACTATGAACCATCTTTGAAAGCGCATCTTGGACTGCAGCTCATGTCCACAATTGGTGAGCGAGATGTGAAACATTTTATGCCTGGACGGGACCCGTCAGCTATTGTTAACATGAATGCCGCATTTCATCCACGGGAGTCTGTTGTTTCTGAAGCACCGGTAGCGACGAACTGGGCGAGGGATGGTTGGATAAATCATAGGGACAAGCTTTTCAATGTGTTATCCCCCAATACTAGTTATTCTCTGCTTGCAGAGACGTCAGCGGCACAACCTTTGCAAATTTTACAGCCACTTGACACATCAAGAGATGAAATGGTTCTCAAGATTGAAGAACCACCTGTGAAGAAGGGAACTAAACAACCAAAGAAACGACAGAATGGAGGTGCTCCCAAAACTCCGAAACCAAAGAAGCCTCGAAAGCCTAAAAATAATGATCCTTCGGTTCAACAGGTGAAGGCAccaaaaaagaagatggaGCTTGTTATAAATGGGTTTGACATGGATATATCTAGTATCCCAATTCCAGTATGTTCTTGCACTGGAACTCCTCACCAATGTTATAGATGGGGCTATGGTGGCTGGCAATCAGCTTGTTGTACCACAAGTTTATCTCTACATCCTTTGCCAATGAGTGAGAAGCGGCGAGGTGCAAGAATTGCTGGTCGAAAAATGAGTCAAGGTGCTTTTAAGAAGGTTTTGGAGAAACTAGCAGCTCAAGGCTATAACTTTTCTAACCCAATTGATTTAAGAAGCCATTGGGCAAGGCATGGGACCAATAAGTTTGTCACAATCAG GTGTACTAATCCTGTCTCAAATTAA
- the LOC101208745 gene encoding protein BASIC PENTACYSTEINE2 isoform X3, with protein MDGDALNMRNWGYYEPSLKAHLGLQLMSTIGERDVKHFMPGRDPSAIVNMNAAFHPRESVVSEAPVATNWARDGWINHRDKLFNVLSPNTSYSLLAETSAAQPLQILQPLDTSRDEMVLKIEEPPVKKGTKQPKKRQNGGAPKTPKPKKPRKPKNNDPSVQQVKAPKKKMELVINGFDMDISSIPIPVCSCTGTPHQCYRWGYGGWQSACCTTSLSLHPLPMSEKRRGARIAGRKMSQGAFKKVLEKLAAQGYNFSNPIDLRSHWARHGTNKFVTIR; from the coding sequence ATGGATGGTGATGCTTTGAACATGCGTAATTGGGGTTACTATGAACCATCTTTGAAAGCGCATCTTGGACTGCAGCTCATGTCCACAATTGGTGAGCGAGATGTGAAACATTTTATGCCTGGACGGGACCCGTCAGCTATTGTTAACATGAATGCCGCATTTCATCCACGGGAGTCTGTTGTTTCTGAAGCACCGGTAGCGACGAACTGGGCGAGGGATGGTTGGATAAATCATAGGGACAAGCTTTTCAATGTGTTATCCCCCAATACTAGTTATTCTCTGCTTGCAGAGACGTCAGCGGCACAACCTTTGCAAATTTTACAGCCACTTGACACATCAAGAGATGAAATGGTTCTCAAGATTGAAGAACCACCTGTGAAGAAGGGAACTAAACAACCAAAGAAACGACAGAATGGAGGTGCTCCCAAAACTCCGAAACCAAAGAAGCCTCGAAAGCCTAAAAATAATGATCCTTCGGTTCAACAGGTGAAGGCAccaaaaaagaagatggaGCTTGTTATAAATGGGTTTGACATGGATATATCTAGTATCCCAATTCCAGTATGTTCTTGCACTGGAACTCCTCACCAATGTTATAGATGGGGCTATGGTGGCTGGCAATCAGCTTGTTGTACCACAAGTTTATCTCTACATCCTTTGCCAATGAGTGAGAAGCGGCGAGGTGCAAGAATTGCTGGTCGAAAAATGAGTCAAGGTGCTTTTAAGAAGGTTTTGGAGAAACTAGCAGCTCAAGGCTATAACTTTTCTAACCCAATTGATTTAAGAAGCCATTGGGCAAGGCATGGGACCAATAAGTTTGTCACAATCAGGTAG
- the LOC101210468 gene encoding zinc finger protein SHOOT GRAVITROPISM 5 has translation MLKPSSSSSSTPLLPPPPPPPPPNSDQYSITTKRKRRPAGTPDPDAEVVSLSPKTLLESDRYVCEICNQGFQRDQNLQMHRRRHKVPWKLVKRAEAESSSSNVVVKKKVFVCPEPTCLHHHPCHALGDLVGIKKHFRRKHSNQKQWVCDKCSKAYAVHSDFKAHLKTCGTRGHSCDCGRVFSRVESFIEHQDTCNLRHMRSDQLQSAVVRPPPPPPLLLQPYNSRSVSYTGASTSNDHAFQMASTPLRGFPILSSNSDRNININLPDRHDLELHLSSPSSAFLKLSIGSSNKEPNDDRQLELAIAEKAYADEARREAKRQIEIAEVEFANAKMIRQQAQAELEKARILKEEASRKMNSTIMEITCQTCRLHFHVSSAMPEETSLAISYMSSATTEGDGE, from the exons ATGTTGAAaccttcctcttcttcttcttccacaccccttcttcctcctcctcctcctcctcctcccccCAATTCCGACCAATATTCCATCACCACCAAACGAAAACGAAGACCCGCCGGCACTCCAg atCCGGATGCGGAAGTGGTTTCTTTATCACCCAAGACGCTACTTGAATCTGATCGGTACGTTTGTGAGATATGCAATCAAGGGTTTCAAAGAGATCAGAATCTCCAGATGCATCGACGGCGCCACAAGGTGCCGTGGAAGTTGGTGAAGAGGGCGGAGGCGGAGAGTAGTAGTAGTAATGTTGTTGTGAAGAAAAAGGTTTTTGTTTGTCCAGAGCCTACGTGTCTACATCATCACCCTTGCCATGCTCTTGGTGATCTAGTTGGGATTAAAAAACACTTCCGGAGAAAGCATAGTAACCAAAAACAGTGGGTTTGTGACAAATGCTCTAAGGCTTATGCTGTTCATTCTGATTTCAAAGCTCACCTCAAAACTTGTGGCACTCGTGGCCACTCTTGTGATTGTGGTCGTGTCTTTTCCAg AGTGGAGAGTTTCATAGAGCATCAAGACACTTGCAATCTGCGCCATATGAGGTCCGATCAGTTGCAGTCGGCGGTGGTACGGccgccaccaccaccaccactgTTATTGCAACCCTATAACTCACGATCAGTATCTTACACTGGCGCCTCCACCAGCAACGATCATGCATTTCAAATGGCTAGTACTCCATTACGAGGGTTTCCAATTTTATCATCAAACTCAGATCGAAACATCAACATTAATTTACCCGATCGCCATGATCTTGAGCTCCATCTCTCTTCTCCAAGCTCAGCTTTTTTGAAGCTCTCAATTGGGTCGTCCAACAAGGAGCCAAACGATGACCGTCAACTCGAGCTGGCGATAGCGGAGAAGGCATATGCGGATGAAGCAAGACGAGAGGCAAAACGACAGATCGAAATTGCCGAGGTCGAGTttgcaaatgcaaaaatgATAAGACAGCAAGCACAAGCGGAATTGGAGAAAGCAAGGATCTTGAAGGAAGAAGCTAGCCGGAAAATGAACTCCACCATTATGGAAATCACTTGCCAAACTTGCCGGTTGCATTTTCACGTCAGCTCCGCCATGCCCGAGGAGACCTCACTCGCCATCAGCTACATGTCGTCTGCTACAACAGAAGGTGATGGAGagtga